The proteins below come from a single Lactobacillus johnsonii genomic window:
- a CDS encoding ATP-binding cassette domain-containing protein: MKLSGIFRINKGRFILILLMIILAAVIDTLSQYLMTPAFNNLKNLNFLGFVIFIALSRLCDICRLLLGSGSDYLYSKQSQGYLHQIRKKISLYLFKKQIDDTASVQNNLAANLDQLTRNYLKPIKAAFLDGLMVIFSIVVLFSYNWSLVLLTLILTLVSLLLPKAFENMSSNATIEVTKRNEKLLKAISNWINGLDELRRYSSFRIYSDSMNQTADNYKKAAIHQGATIAIADLATSIVNIGGQIILMILAAYLYFNGQIVFGAVITTIQFCSTVMNGTAQFAAQWNLIKSSKKLNEKITSLEGASAPLQNEHQDKKVAKLQIKGLQHQFKNGELISYPDLTIKSGEKVLVIGDSGSGKSTLFKLILGKLSPTRGQVIFEDKNGKEIKLNRDELGYVAQDNTLFPDTIENNMTMFNSKLDEKVKRVVKQVEFENDLKKIPAGLKHEINLDEGNLSGGQKQKIVLARAILAGSKWLFIDEGTSAIDSKATKKILENLLDQETTIVMIAHNFNDELENLFDRKISLKNGGD; the protein is encoded by the coding sequence ATGAAGCTAAGCGGAATATTTAGAATAAATAAAGGTCGCTTTATTCTAATTTTGTTAATGATAATACTTGCTGCTGTAATAGATACCCTTTCTCAGTATTTGATGACACCGGCATTTAATAATTTAAAGAATTTGAATTTTTTAGGCTTTGTAATCTTTATTGCTTTATCAAGGCTCTGTGATATTTGCCGGTTATTATTGGGTTCGGGTTCGGACTACTTGTACAGTAAACAGAGTCAAGGTTACTTACATCAAATAAGAAAAAAGATTAGCTTATATTTGTTTAAGAAGCAAATTGATGATACAGCATCAGTTCAAAATAATTTAGCTGCTAACTTGGATCAATTAACTAGAAACTATTTAAAGCCAATTAAAGCTGCCTTCTTAGATGGGTTAATGGTTATTTTTTCAATAGTAGTGTTATTTTCTTACAATTGGAGCTTAGTTTTATTAACGCTTATCCTAACTTTAGTTTCACTTTTGTTGCCAAAGGCATTTGAAAATATGAGTTCAAATGCCACGATTGAAGTCACTAAAAGAAATGAAAAACTTTTAAAAGCGATTTCAAACTGGATTAATGGCTTAGATGAATTAAGAAGATATAGTAGTTTTAGAATTTATTCTGACTCCATGAATCAAACTGCTGATAATTATAAAAAGGCTGCTATTCACCAAGGTGCAACTATTGCTATTGCCGACTTAGCTACCTCTATTGTTAATATAGGTGGACAGATAATCTTGATGATTCTGGCTGCATATTTATACTTTAATGGGCAAATAGTCTTTGGTGCCGTTATTACAACAATTCAATTTTGTTCAACAGTTATGAATGGGACTGCACAATTTGCTGCTCAGTGGAATCTAATTAAATCATCAAAGAAATTAAATGAAAAAATAACCTCCTTAGAAGGCGCGAGCGCACCTTTACAAAATGAGCATCAAGATAAAAAAGTAGCTAAATTACAGATAAAGGGCCTACAGCATCAATTTAAGAATGGTGAACTTATTTCTTATCCAGATTTAACTATTAAAAGTGGTGAAAAAGTTTTAGTAATAGGCGATAGTGGTAGTGGAAAATCGACTTTATTTAAGCTGATCTTAGGTAAATTATCACCAACTAGGGGCCAAGTGATTTTTGAAGATAAGAATGGTAAAGAAATTAAACTCAATCGGGATGAACTTGGATATGTAGCACAAGATAATACTCTTTTTCCTGATACTATTGAAAATAATATGACAATGTTCAATTCAAAGCTTGATGAGAAAGTAAAAAGAGTAGTTAAACAAGTTGAGTTTGAAAATGATCTTAAAAAAATCCCAGCTGGTTTAAAGCATGAAATTAATTTAGATGAAGGAAATCTATCAGGAGGACAAAAGCAAAAAATCGTTTTGGCAAGAGCAATTTTAGCCGGATCAAAATGGCTCTTTATTGATGAGGGAACAAGTGCAATTGACAGTAAGGCAACAAAGAAAATTTTGGAAAATTTACTTGATCAGGAAACTACTATTGTCATGATTGCCCATAATTTTAATGATGAGCTAGAGAACCTGTTTGATCGAAAAATCAGCTTGAAAAATGGAGGTGATTAG
- a CDS encoding ATP-binding cassette domain-containing protein, with the protein MSFKGFIKTNYLRFIYINFLSIISGLGAIGAGYVQMYWLTFIKNKNWMGVLWTSLAIGVLYLAAQGLIYYIQFVTRIQEEEYNKKIRNNLASHYFKDNKYHKIAAAQNQMTNDLEMVRENYFDWYIIVPFYGTMFVGALVALLTIHWQIFVVSILIDIASYYIPKLVQKKMEKATTNVSVQNKHYLDVLEKWFSGVEELRRYFAGAKLFQVQSQAANKIEKAHVHQTGTQQELIVINGLCNSIGQLILLSLTGYMITQGQVLFGAIMSVQNFAANISIGLQQMIQALSFMKSSEELMDQISGDSAPLQNNSNIQKKKPALISTENLALAFPNGEKLSFPDIQIKSGEKILLTGDSGAGKSTLFKLILGSIKPTQGSIIFKDKDGKEINPDMSKIGYIPQDPNLFPGTIEENITMFNSKLNSQVEPIIKEVNFANDISKFKEGLEHQLNLDKLNISGGQRQKIVLARAKVHGSDIILIDEGTSAIDQKATMNILKNLVKGKETIIFIAHNFNQEMRALFDREIHLVKD; encoded by the coding sequence ATGAGCTTTAAGGGATTTATCAAGACAAACTACCTTAGATTTATTTATATCAATTTTTTATCCATTATTTCTGGATTGGGCGCAATTGGTGCAGGATATGTCCAAATGTATTGGTTAACTTTCATCAAGAATAAAAACTGGATGGGAGTGTTATGGACAAGTCTTGCTATCGGAGTCTTATATTTAGCAGCCCAAGGCTTAATTTATTACATTCAGTTTGTTACTCGCATTCAAGAAGAGGAATATAATAAAAAAATTCGTAATAATCTTGCTAGTCATTACTTTAAGGACAATAAGTATCACAAAATAGCTGCGGCTCAAAATCAAATGACTAACGACCTTGAGATGGTAAGAGAAAATTATTTTGATTGGTACATTATCGTTCCTTTTTATGGAACAATGTTTGTTGGTGCTTTAGTTGCCTTACTCACAATTCATTGGCAAATTTTTGTTGTAAGTATTTTGATTGATATTGCATCTTACTATATTCCTAAACTTGTTCAGAAAAAGATGGAAAAGGCGACAACCAATGTTTCTGTTCAAAATAAACATTATTTAGATGTGTTGGAAAAATGGTTTTCTGGAGTTGAAGAATTACGTAGATATTTTGCTGGTGCCAAGCTATTTCAAGTTCAGAGCCAGGCAGCTAATAAGATTGAAAAAGCGCATGTTCATCAAACGGGTACCCAGCAAGAACTAATTGTAATAAATGGATTATGTAACTCAATAGGACAATTAATCCTTCTTTCTCTGACTGGATACATGATCACTCAAGGACAAGTACTTTTTGGTGCAATCATGTCAGTACAAAATTTTGCAGCTAATATTTCCATTGGCTTGCAACAAATGATCCAAGCATTGAGCTTTATGAAATCTTCTGAAGAACTAATGGACCAAATTAGTGGTGATTCTGCACCACTACAGAATAATTCAAATATTCAGAAGAAAAAGCCAGCTCTAATTTCTACTGAGAATTTAGCTTTAGCTTTTCCAAATGGTGAGAAGTTAAGTTTTCCTGATATTCAAATAAAATCTGGAGAAAAAATTTTGTTAACTGGGGATTCCGGAGCTGGGAAATCTACCTTGTTTAAATTGATCTTAGGTTCAATAAAACCGACACAAGGATCAATTATTTTTAAAGATAAAGATGGAAAAGAAATTAATCCTGATATGTCGAAGATTGGCTATATTCCACAAGATCCAAATCTATTTCCTGGAACGATTGAAGAAAACATTACTATGTTTAATTCAAAATTAAATTCTCAAGTAGAGCCTATAATCAAAGAGGTTAATTTCGCTAATGATATTTCTAAATTCAAGGAAGGATTAGAGCATCAATTAAATCTAGATAAACTAAATATTTCGGGCGGTCAGAGACAAAAAATTGTTCTAGCCCGGGCTAAAGTACATGGAAGTGACATAATTTTGATTGATGAAGGAACTAGTGCGATAGATCAAAAGGCAACCATGAATATTTTAAAGAATTTAGTTAAGGGAAAAGAGACAATTATTTTTATAGCACATAATTTTAATCAAGAGATGCGTGCATTATTTGATCGTGAAATTCATTTAGTTAAAGATTGA
- the eno gene encoding phosphopyruvate hydratase has product MTVYVEKVRALEIFDSRGNPTVEVHAYLSDGTVAKAEVPSGASTGEKEAVELRDGGNRLQGKGVTQAVTNVNGPINDALKGLSPYNQAEIDRTMIKLDGTLNKAKLGANAILGTSMAIARAAARSKDEPLYRYLGGCELEMPQTFHNVINGGKHADNGIDIQEFMITPVAKNSFRDGFEKIVNTYHALKAVIEEAGFETGLGDEGGFAPNLNSSEEALKMLRKAIIKAGYKPGKDIAIAFDAAASSFYNTEDGKYHFEGHIWNGEEMLQYYDKLLKEFPEIISCEDPFDENDWENFEKFTAKFGSTHQVVADDNVCTNPKLVRKAIKDKLCNSILIKLNQIGTITETLETIRLARKNNMTTMVSHRSGETGDTFIADFTVATNAGQLKSGAPARSERVEKYNRLLEIENQIGVENERLNHFPNNVDFD; this is encoded by the coding sequence ATGACTGTTTATGTAGAAAAAGTTAGAGCATTAGAGATTTTTGATTCAAGAGGCAATCCAACTGTAGAAGTTCATGCTTATTTATCTGACGGGACAGTAGCTAAAGCTGAAGTTCCTTCGGGCGCTTCAACAGGTGAAAAAGAAGCCGTTGAATTAAGGGATGGCGGCAACCGTCTTCAAGGAAAGGGAGTAACTCAAGCTGTTACAAATGTAAATGGTCCAATCAATGATGCTCTTAAGGGCTTGAGTCCTTACAATCAGGCAGAGATTGACCGGACAATGATTAAACTAGATGGAACCCTAAATAAAGCTAAATTAGGAGCTAATGCAATCTTAGGTACTTCAATGGCAATTGCACGCGCAGCAGCTAGGTCAAAAGATGAACCACTATATCGTTATCTTGGGGGATGTGAGTTAGAAATGCCACAAACTTTTCATAATGTAATTAATGGAGGGAAGCATGCTGATAATGGAATTGATATTCAAGAATTTATGATTACTCCTGTTGCTAAAAATTCATTCCGTGATGGTTTTGAAAAGATAGTTAACACATACCATGCATTAAAAGCTGTAATTGAAGAAGCTGGATTTGAAACTGGATTGGGAGATGAAGGTGGTTTTGCTCCAAACCTTAATAGTTCTGAAGAAGCCTTAAAGATGCTGCGAAAAGCTATTATTAAAGCAGGTTATAAACCTGGAAAAGACATTGCAATTGCTTTTGATGCTGCAGCAAGTTCTTTCTATAATACTGAAGATGGAAAATATCATTTCGAAGGTCATATCTGGAATGGGGAAGAAATGCTTCAATATTATGATAAATTATTAAAAGAATTCCCAGAGATTATTTCTTGCGAGGATCCTTTTGATGAAAACGATTGGGAGAACTTTGAAAAATTTACTGCTAAATTTGGCTCTACTCATCAAGTCGTTGCGGATGATAATGTATGCACCAATCCTAAACTTGTTAGAAAAGCGATTAAGGATAAATTATGTAACTCTATTTTAATTAAACTTAATCAAATAGGTACTATTACAGAAACTCTTGAAACAATTCGTTTAGCTAGAAAGAACAATATGACAACGATGGTATCTCACCGTTCCGGTGAAACAGGTGATACATTTATTGCTGACTTTACAGTTGCTACCAATGCAGGTCAACTGAAATCTGGGGCACCAGCAAGATCAGAAAGAGTAGAGAAATATAATCGATTACTTGAGATTGAAAATCAAATCGGTGTTGAAAATGAAAGATTGAATCATTTTCCAAATAATGTAGATTTTGATTAG
- a CDS encoding MFS transporter: MDIEKEVSKPIFKATLLAISLFIMMPSVISPALPLIEKAFPNIPRVTVELLTTIPNFGEIFGLLINPFLVKKIGRKNVILVGLALVGICGTLPVIINSFWLIFILRILLGLGIGIYNSLAVSLIMMIYENSKTELNRLLGFQNIMNDVGYIASAFIICYLVTLSWHAVFWVYILAIPVFFMFEHFIKVPKKTKHSSGKHFSLSNIKQAFNPNIIYLSILTLLIYIFYMALAYKLPSFIVDFHLGNESMASLMLAIIAITGIPCGIAFNWLYTKLHKWVWILCMLLNALGFYLISSARNTYVLVVGCIVLGAGFGIVMPYIFKAISLSVPDQLSNLATTLCLIMMDIGAVISPFVISIIAKNSDKALLSSAIFFGIVTLIEIARNMYANLKHKY, from the coding sequence ATGGATATTGAAAAAGAGGTATCTAAGCCAATATTTAAAGCCACTTTACTAGCAATTTCTCTCTTTATTATGATGCCCTCTGTTATTTCCCCGGCTCTTCCTCTAATCGAAAAGGCATTCCCTAATATTCCTCGTGTTACTGTTGAATTACTTACTACTATTCCCAATTTTGGAGAAATATTTGGTCTTTTAATAAATCCTTTTCTAGTTAAAAAAATTGGTAGAAAAAATGTAATTTTAGTTGGATTAGCTCTTGTTGGAATTTGTGGAACATTACCAGTAATTATTAATAGTTTTTGGCTAATATTTATTCTCCGCATCTTACTTGGTTTAGGGATTGGGATTTATAACTCCTTAGCCGTAAGTTTAATTATGATGATTTATGAAAATAGTAAAACTGAACTCAATCGCCTATTAGGGTTCCAAAACATTATGAACGATGTGGGCTACATCGCTTCTGCCTTTATTATTTGTTATCTAGTAACATTATCTTGGCACGCTGTTTTCTGGGTATACATTCTTGCCATTCCCGTATTTTTTATGTTTGAACACTTTATTAAAGTTCCTAAGAAAACTAAGCATTCTTCTGGAAAACATTTTTCTCTTTCTAATATAAAACAAGCTTTTAATCCAAACATTATTTACCTTAGTATTCTTACCCTACTAATTTACATTTTCTACATGGCTCTTGCTTACAAACTTCCTAGTTTCATAGTAGATTTCCATTTAGGAAATGAAAGTATGGCTTCATTAATGCTAGCAATAATTGCTATTACTGGTATTCCATGTGGCATCGCATTTAATTGGCTTTATACTAAACTACACAAGTGGGTATGGATTCTATGTATGCTTTTAAATGCACTTGGATTTTACTTAATCAGTAGTGCAAGAAATACCTATGTGCTAGTAGTGGGATGTATTGTACTTGGAGCAGGTTTTGGAATTGTGATGCCATACATCTTTAAGGCTATCTCCTTAAGTGTTCCTGACCAATTAAGTAATCTTGCTACTACGTTATGCTTAATTATGATGGACATTGGTGCTGTAATTTCTCCATTTGTTATTTCAATCATCGCTAAGAATTCAGATAAAGCTCTACTTTCCTCAGCTATCTTCTTTGGAATCGTAACCTTAATTGAAATTGCTAGAAATATGTACGCCAATCTAAAACATAAGTATTAA
- a CDS encoding nitroreductase family protein has protein sequence MNAIFEREAVRKYTDEKIDEEKIQKLINAFQASPCAMHQTDVMELSVITSPELLKKIEDNTNNSCYNAPLIFMINTKKDSQFGERDASVAAENVMVEAADLGLGSVYVMGGVFALNKFPELQKELGMDEGYEPTVLVPIGYPADKEQVEDRRNRYKVVRK, from the coding sequence ATGAACGCAATTTTTGAAAGAGAAGCAGTTAGAAAATATACTGATGAAAAAATAGATGAAGAAAAAATTCAAAAACTAATTAATGCGTTTCAAGCTTCACCTTGTGCCATGCATCAAACGGATGTCATGGAACTTAGTGTCATTACAAGCCCAGAACTACTTAAAAAGATAGAAGATAATACAAACAATTCTTGTTACAATGCGCCACTGATATTTATGATTAATACTAAAAAGGACAGTCAATTTGGTGAAAGGGATGCTTCTGTAGCAGCTGAGAATGTAATGGTAGAAGCGGCAGATTTAGGTTTAGGATCAGTTTATGTAATGGGTGGAGTATTTGCACTAAATAAGTTTCCTGAACTTCAAAAAGAATTGGGAATGGATGAGGGTTATGAACCTACTGTGCTTGTGCCAATTGGTTATCCAGCCGACAAAGAACAAGTAGAAGATAGACGTAATCGTTATAAAGTGGTTAGAAAATAA
- a CDS encoding type II toxin-antitoxin system RelB/DinJ family antitoxin has product MEENYDNDRKFEITGRSKKQATDVFNEYGLDWSSAMRMILTRVVSENAISVNLSRYSDISPTMKSNIELNTTEKYSK; this is encoded by the coding sequence TTGGAGGAAAATTATGACAACGACCGTAAGTTTGAGATTACCGGAAGATCTAAAAAACAAGCAACTGATGTTTTTAACGAATATGGTCTTGATTGGTCCTCAGCAATGAGAATGATTTTGACGCGAGTAGTAAGCGAAAACGCTATATCAGTTAATTTATCAAGATATTCAGATATTTCTCCAACAATGAAATCTAACATAGAACTTAACACGACCGAAAAATACTCTAAATAA
- a CDS encoding GNAT family N-acetyltransferase, which yields MRLEIKSYERKYFNELCLVMDRARKQELQSEDLEEVFLPLRDAPYLGYFLSCKIYVAFEDGELAGFVGFQPRELSFIYVDPIYQSKGIATELIKKALTELERPVRLEVFTDNERAKALYRKFGFERVNTLTEKWSDEFPIAFSQDTMELR from the coding sequence ATGAGGCTAGAAATCAAATCTTATGAACGAAAATATTTTAATGAGTTGTGTTTAGTAATGGATAGAGCAAGAAAACAAGAACTTCAGAGTGAAGATTTGGAGGAGGTTTTTCTACCATTACGAGATGCACCATATTTAGGTTATTTTTTGTCTTGTAAAATTTATGTAGCGTTTGAGGATGGGGAATTAGCTGGATTTGTTGGTTTTCAGCCGAGAGAGTTAAGTTTTATTTATGTTGATCCAATTTATCAAAGTAAGGGGATTGCGACTGAGTTAATTAAAAAAGCCTTAACTGAGTTAGAGAGACCCGTTAGATTAGAAGTATTTACTGATAATGAACGAGCAAAAGCTTTATACAGGAAATTTGGTTTTGAGAGAGTAAATACACTTACTGAAAAGTGGTCCGATGAATTTCCTATCGCTTTTTCACAGGACACGATGGAATTGAGATAA
- a CDS encoding HIT family protein, whose product MCLICERIEMIKDNENKFFVKELKTGYVVLGDNQHFRGYTLFLYKKHKNELYELDSTERQAFLEEMSLVGEAVSKAFECEKMNYELLGNGDSHLHWHLFPRVSGDLGEYGYHGKGPVWWYPREKMYSAENVLNDKELEELKQKLKTELDKMYK is encoded by the coding sequence ATGTGTCTAATTTGTGAACGAATTGAAATGATTAAAGATAATGAAAATAAATTCTTTGTGAAAGAGTTAAAAACAGGTTATGTGGTATTGGGTGATAATCAACATTTTAGAGGCTACACGCTTTTTCTTTATAAAAAACATAAAAATGAACTATATGAGTTAGATTCGACTGAAAGGCAAGCTTTCTTAGAAGAAATGTCGTTAGTCGGTGAAGCAGTCTCAAAAGCTTTTGAATGTGAAAAAATGAATTATGAATTGCTGGGAAACGGTGATTCTCATTTGCATTGGCATTTGTTTCCAAGAGTGAGCGGAGATTTAGGAGAATATGGCTACCATGGCAAAGGGCCAGTATGGTGGTATCCACGAGAAAAAATGTATAGTGCAGAGAATGTATTGAATGATAAAGAGCTTGAAGAACTAAAGCAAAAGTTAAAGACTGAATTAGATAAGATGTATAAATGA
- a CDS encoding MazG-like family protein has translation MLIDTKKLQKAVLENKKNHNFNTTDIKFELLSLYGEVNELFQAWLKDDPENINEELADVAIFLLGISEMVGSDLGEDILKKMEINKSRKYIDGKKVEG, from the coding sequence ATGCTTATTGACACTAAAAAATTACAAAAAGCTGTCCTTGAAAATAAGAAAAACCATAATTTTAATACTACTGATATTAAGTTTGAACTTCTTTCATTATACGGAGAAGTAAATGAACTTTTTCAGGCGTGGCTAAAGGATGATCCAGAGAACATCAATGAGGAATTGGCAGATGTTGCAATTTTTCTTTTAGGAATTTCCGAAATGGTAGGAAGCGATCTTGGCGAAGATATTCTTAAAAAGATGGAAATTAATAAAAGTCGAAAATACATTGATGGAAAAAAGGTTGAAGGATAG
- a CDS encoding DUF6176 family protein, with amino-acid sequence MTQIELTRFRIKKGKEEKAQEWMNFLNEHHVDTVKTMAAEKMYVETVFSEKNEDGYTYFYWYSVQGENGQNVEESESYIDKKHIEYWDECIDSTYHPVDMKVQQSLITPEIEKIINEDNS; translated from the coding sequence ATGACACAAATTGAATTAACTCGCTTTCGAATTAAGAAAGGTAAAGAGGAAAAAGCACAGGAGTGGATGAATTTTTTAAATGAGCATCACGTAGATACAGTTAAAACAATGGCTGCTGAAAAAATGTATGTTGAGACTGTCTTTAGTGAAAAGAATGAAGATGGATATACATATTTTTACTGGTATTCTGTCCAAGGCGAGAATGGTCAGAATGTTGAAGAATCAGAAAGCTATATAGATAAGAAACATATTGAGTATTGGGATGAATGTATTGATTCAACCTATCATCCAGTAGATATGAAAGTTCAGCAAAGTTTAATTACGCCAGAAATAGAGAAGATAATTAATGAGGATAATTCATGA
- a CDS encoding tyrosine-protein phosphatase, whose translation MTTNLLPVNSILNPRDLGGIVGLDGRKIKTHRLIRTGTLIRMSDEDIQFLKNYGLTTIIDLRSKSERKDHPDPQIEGVKNISLPLSEEEGTLGGIQDLSREDDLYHHDPHSAFKMMCDHYRDHVVKAHDQNTVRQVLSILAEKEKGATIFHCTEGKDRTGFVVLFVLYILGVDLEVIRQDYLASNSILSHYRAERDKKFENTGENLTFRSNMRILSSASDSFFDTVLLTIEEQYQTMDAYLKKVLDVTPELRDRLRELYLEKK comes from the coding sequence ATGACAACAAATTTATTGCCAGTTAATAGTATCCTTAATCCCAGAGATTTGGGTGGAATAGTAGGATTAGATGGAAGAAAGATAAAAACACACCGGCTGATTAGAACGGGAACCCTTATCCGCATGTCCGATGAGGATATCCAATTTTTAAAAAATTACGGTTTAACAACAATCATTGATTTGCGATCAAAGAGTGAAAGAAAAGATCATCCCGATCCGCAAATTGAAGGTGTTAAAAATATTTCCTTGCCTCTTTCTGAAGAAGAAGGGACTTTAGGTGGGATTCAAGATTTATCACGAGAAGATGATTTATATCATCATGATCCTCATTCTGCCTTTAAAATGATGTGTGACCACTATAGGGATCATGTAGTAAAAGCTCATGATCAAAATACAGTTCGTCAGGTTTTAAGTATTTTAGCTGAAAAAGAAAAGGGAGCAACTATTTTTCATTGTACCGAAGGAAAAGATCGTACGGGTTTTGTAGTTTTATTCGTTTTATATATTTTAGGTGTTGATTTAGAAGTAATTCGTCAAGATTACTTAGCATCTAATTCCATTCTTTCCCATTATCGAGCAGAACGTGATAAAAAGTTTGAAAATACAGGTGAAAACCTTACCTTTAGGAGTAATATGCGAATCTTAAGTTCTGCTTCTGATTCCTTTTTTGATACGGTATTACTTACAATCGAAGAGCAATATCAAACCATGGATGCATATTTGAAAAAGGTGTTGGATGTGACACCTGAATTAAGAGATCGTTTACGTGAGCTTTATTTAGAAAAAAAGTGA